A genomic region of Trichothermofontia sichuanensis B231 contains the following coding sequences:
- a CDS encoding ABC transporter ATP-binding protein → MKPVVSPCSLPPLQRLLAYGRPYRTQIWLAVVCSILNKIFDLAPPALIGAAVDVVVEQQDSLLARLGITDVFWQLVALSLLSLVIWGLESVFEYAYARLWRNLAQTMQHALRLDAYSHLQNLELAYFEERSTGGLMSILSDDINQLERFLDIGANEIIQVATTVIVIGGAFFILAPRVAGMAILPMPVIFLGSIAFQRLLAPRYALVREKVSLLNGQLSNNLTGIVTIKSFTAEAYEQERINRESWAYRQANRDAIALSAAFIPLIRIVILVGFVAILLLGGMEAVAGRLSVGTYSVLVFLTQRLLWPLTRLGETLDQYQRAMASTRRVMNLLDTPIAIASGNRRLPVSQVRGQVDFEQVSFHYYTGVPLLENLTLHVPAGQTIAIVGATGSGKSTLVKLLLRFYEIPSGTIRLDGIDIRELRLADLRRAIGLVSQDVFLFHGTVAENIAYGSFGAELDEVIMAAKIAEAHDFIEALPQGYDTIVGERGQKLSGGQRQRLAIARAVLKDPPILVLDEATSAVDNETEAAIQRSLAKITTNRTTIAIAHRLSTIRHADCIYVMDHGNVVEQGTHQELIDRDGIYADLWQIQLGEKAGST, encoded by the coding sequence TTGAAACCCGTTGTTTCCCCTTGCTCCCTACCGCCGCTCCAACGCCTCCTCGCCTATGGGCGCCCCTATCGCACCCAAATCTGGCTGGCGGTGGTATGTTCAATCCTCAACAAGATTTTTGATCTGGCTCCCCCGGCCCTGATTGGTGCTGCTGTGGATGTGGTGGTGGAGCAACAGGATTCGCTGTTGGCCCGACTGGGAATTACAGATGTGTTCTGGCAGTTGGTCGCCCTCTCCTTGCTGAGTCTGGTGATCTGGGGGTTAGAGTCGGTCTTTGAGTATGCCTATGCGCGGCTGTGGCGCAACCTAGCCCAGACGATGCAACACGCGTTACGGTTAGATGCCTATAGCCACTTGCAGAACCTGGAACTGGCCTATTTTGAAGAACGCAGCACTGGGGGTCTGATGTCGATCCTCAGTGACGATATCAACCAACTGGAGCGATTCCTGGATATTGGGGCGAATGAAATTATCCAGGTCGCGACGACCGTGATTGTGATTGGGGGAGCATTTTTCATCCTAGCTCCCCGTGTGGCGGGGATGGCAATTTTGCCGATGCCAGTTATCTTCCTGGGGTCGATCGCTTTCCAACGGCTCTTAGCCCCCCGCTATGCACTTGTGCGGGAGAAAGTGAGTCTGTTGAATGGGCAACTGTCCAATAATTTAACCGGCATCGTTACGATTAAAAGTTTTACGGCTGAAGCCTATGAGCAGGAGCGGATTAACCGCGAGAGCTGGGCCTATCGGCAGGCCAACCGGGACGCGATCGCCCTGAGTGCGGCTTTTATTCCCCTAATCCGGATTGTGATCCTGGTGGGGTTTGTAGCCATTTTGCTCTTGGGCGGCATGGAAGCCGTGGCCGGACGCCTCTCCGTCGGGACCTACAGTGTCCTGGTGTTTCTCACCCAACGTTTGCTCTGGCCACTCACCCGTTTAGGCGAAACCCTGGATCAGTACCAGCGGGCAATGGCCTCCACGCGGCGGGTGATGAATTTGCTGGATACGCCGATCGCGATCGCTTCTGGCAATCGCCGCCTTCCAGTTAGCCAAGTGCGCGGTCAGGTTGACTTTGAGCAGGTCAGCTTTCACTACTATACTGGGGTGCCTCTACTGGAAAATCTAACCTTACACGTCCCGGCAGGACAGACGATCGCCATTGTTGGGGCCACGGGATCAGGTAAGAGTACCCTGGTAAAGCTCTTGTTGCGCTTCTACGAGATCCCATCTGGCACGATTCGCCTGGATGGGATTGATATTCGTGAGTTGCGGCTGGCGGACCTGCGACGAGCGATCGGTCTGGTGAGTCAGGATGTTTTTCTTTTCCACGGCACCGTCGCGGAGAACATTGCCTATGGCAGTTTCGGGGCCGAGTTGGATGAGGTGATCATGGCGGCGAAGATTGCCGAGGCTCATGACTTTATTGAAGCCCTGCCCCAGGGATACGACACGATCGTTGGGGAACGGGGCCAAAAACTCTCCGGCGGCCAACGGCAACGACTGGCCATTGCCCGGGCAGTGCTTAAAGATCCGCCGATTCTGGTGCTGGACGAGGCCACCTCAGCGGTTGATAACGAAACTGAAGCGGCAATCCAGCGATCGCTAGCCAAAATTACGACCAATCGCACGACGATCGCGATCGCCCATCGCCTGTCCACGATCCGCCATGCGGATTGTATCTATGTGATGGATCATGGCAACGTTGTGGAGCAGGGGACGCACCAGGAATTAATCGACAGGGACGGTATCTATGCCGATCTTTGGCAGATCCAATTAGGGGAAAAAGCTGGGAGCACATAA
- a CDS encoding response regulator, which produces MKKVLVIEPEKSLQRNILTLVETEGFYGLGAEDGHQGLQLAFAQMPDLILCDTQVPNLDGFTILQSLKYDPETAQIPFLLITEMGDRVARQRALALGASDTLPKPLKMANLRNTIAQCLGKPDLSPTAVVLPEPAISLFPACDLLQPFFDGAAMASIGLALLDQDLRFVALNDPFARLNGYPTAAYLGRTFREVLPTIAPGIEPILRQVFQTGQPLLKLKLRGTLPGQPTQLHHWLVSYVPIATHPAQATAPTANQLPAYVAVIVVEIDPSDWDGWEALP; this is translated from the coding sequence ATGAAGAAAGTTCTTGTAATTGAACCAGAGAAGTCACTACAACGGAATATCCTCACCTTGGTAGAAACAGAAGGGTTTTATGGCTTAGGGGCTGAGGATGGGCATCAGGGCCTACAGTTGGCATTTGCCCAAATGCCTGATCTGATCCTGTGTGATACTCAGGTCCCTAATCTGGATGGGTTTACTATTCTCCAAAGCCTGAAGTATGACCCGGAGACAGCCCAAATCCCGTTTTTACTGATCACAGAAATGGGCGATCGCGTTGCCCGCCAGCGTGCCTTGGCGTTGGGGGCTAGCGATACCCTGCCCAAACCGCTGAAGATGGCCAATTTACGCAATACGATCGCCCAGTGTCTGGGAAAGCCTGACCTTAGCCCAACAGCAGTGGTACTGCCTGAGCCGGCGATCTCCCTATTCCCGGCCTGCGATCTGCTTCAGCCCTTTTTTGATGGGGCGGCGATGGCCAGCATAGGTTTGGCCTTATTAGATCAGGATCTGCGATTTGTAGCACTCAATGATCCCTTTGCTCGCCTGAATGGTTACCCAACAGCCGCCTACCTGGGTCGAACATTTCGGGAGGTGTTACCCACTATTGCACCAGGGATAGAGCCAATCTTGCGGCAAGTCTTCCAGACAGGCCAACCGCTCCTGAAACTCAAACTCCGGGGGACGTTGCCGGGCCAGCCGACGCAACTGCACCATTGGTTGGTTTCCTACGTCCCGATCGCGACGCATCCCGCTCAGGCCACCGCTCCAACCGCGAATCAACTACCCGCCTATGTCGCCGTGATCGTGGTTGAGATAGACCCCAGCGACTGGGATGGGTGGGAAGCCCTCCCCTAG
- the purL gene encoding phosphoribosylformylglycinamidine synthase subunit PurL: MTAPNPPCSPAAIAAEGLKPEEYDDIVQRLGRHPNRAELGMFGVMWSEHCCYKNSRPLLKQFPTAGDRILVGPGENAGVVDLGDGLRLAFKIESHNHPSAIEPFQGAATGVGGILRDIFTMGARPIALLNSLRFGPLDDARNRRIFQGVVAGISHYGNCLVGSETLIWRDRAGIYFDTIGQFVESRLPQDQVTAAVNPDDKIEVLSMDPNTQAATWQPLRRLFRQQTTALLQIKTALGRQITVTPDHPTLVWAEDRWQTRPAHTLQVGDMLPILRSWPQSPPQQPESIQIDLLEVLTQDASTQPATYVALPDDWQIPDGVRQALLAQEPSAEKRHRYLHRAYLPLAHFLEIEALLGVKRSDLTLYRASGKANYMKAVVTVDCRFARFLGYYLAEGCVSENGNTYKIIVTFALHEGEYVEDVAAAFKDLGLKPCIERRQSSIAVYATSWLLGYLLKTVWRCGASAADKALPDIFFQWPSALRYETLKGLMRGDGSFSTQTNGSHAKVTFATISHKLFEQTLTLLQERGIMPSIHQRPACTREIGGRSVDGQSLWLLEIQNIRDLTALGEIFGQERNAQLATALDKYQGDRYSFPRYKDLGGVALVKIADIQPLTVDSQPVYDIEVANTHLFITTSGLVTHNCVGVPTVGGEVYFDRAYSGNPLVNVMALGLMETPEIVKSGAAGVGNPVLYVGSTTGRDGMGGASFASAELTDASMDDRPAVQVGDPFLEKSLIEACLEAFKTGAVIAAQDMGAAGITCSTSEMAAKGGVGIDVDLDKIPVRETGMVPYEYLLSESQERMLFVAQAGREAELIDIFQRWGLQAVVAGTVIAEPVVRIRFQGGIAAEIPALALAENTPIYHRELLSEPPAYAQQAWQWDESQLPPCDRQGIILPSQPDRSLSWNEILLRLLASPTIASKRWIYRQYDHQVQNNTVILPGGADAAVVRLRPQGQELQGVTTPTTRGVAATVDCNARYVYLNPYEGAKAVVAEAARNLSCVGAEPLAVTDNLNFGSPEKPIGYWQLAEACRGLAEACREFQTPVTGGNVSLYNETLDSDGTPQPIYPTPVVGMVGLIEDLQHTCGQGWQAEGQPIYLLGQRLDAAPSPQVTLGGSEYLAVVHHTVAGQPPIVDFERERRVQAVCRAGIRQGWVRSAHDCAEGGVAIALAEACIAGQRGATIEVEIPTDEARSGRWDTRLFGEGGARILVAVAQEAQADWEAYLNTHLESDDWQWLGTTGVGLERTSVAGQDARATHPDGDSDRPDEPQAQLRISLAGGETLVAIAVTTLADCWEQAIPRALER, from the coding sequence ATGACAGCCCCCAATCCCCCGTGTTCCCCCGCCGCGATCGCTGCTGAAGGCTTAAAACCCGAAGAATACGACGACATTGTCCAACGGCTAGGACGGCATCCCAACCGGGCGGAGTTGGGGATGTTCGGGGTGATGTGGTCGGAGCATTGTTGCTATAAGAACTCCCGACCGTTATTAAAACAATTTCCCACAGCGGGCGATCGCATTCTGGTAGGTCCGGGGGAAAATGCCGGGGTGGTAGATCTCGGTGATGGCCTGCGGCTGGCGTTTAAGATTGAGTCGCATAACCATCCCTCGGCGATCGAGCCGTTTCAGGGGGCCGCAACGGGGGTGGGCGGCATTTTGCGGGATATTTTCACCATGGGTGCCCGCCCGATCGCCCTGTTGAACTCCCTGCGCTTTGGTCCCCTCGATGACGCTCGTAATCGGCGTATTTTTCAGGGGGTCGTCGCGGGGATTAGTCATTATGGGAACTGTCTGGTCGGTAGCGAAACACTCATCTGGCGCGATCGAGCGGGGATCTATTTCGATACCATTGGCCAATTTGTCGAGTCCCGCTTACCACAAGACCAGGTTACTGCGGCAGTCAATCCTGATGACAAGATTGAAGTGTTGTCAATGGACCCCAACACACAGGCAGCAACCTGGCAACCCCTCCGCCGTCTATTCCGACAACAGACAACAGCCCTCTTACAAATCAAAACAGCACTAGGACGGCAGATAACCGTAACCCCTGATCACCCAACTCTCGTTTGGGCAGAAGATCGTTGGCAAACGCGGCCAGCCCACACATTACAGGTCGGTGATATGTTGCCGATCCTTCGTTCCTGGCCCCAGTCCCCCCCCCAGCAACCTGAGTCAATTCAGATTGATTTGCTGGAGGTTCTTACCCAGGATGCGTCCACACAACCAGCAACCTATGTTGCGCTTCCCGATGATTGGCAAATTCCGGACGGGGTCCGTCAAGCCCTACTTGCCCAAGAACCCTCTGCGGAAAAACGCCATCGCTATCTACATCGCGCCTATCTACCCCTGGCCCACTTTCTAGAGATTGAAGCTCTTCTAGGGGTGAAACGTTCTGATTTGACCCTGTATCGTGCCAGTGGTAAAGCAAATTACATGAAGGCAGTGGTAACCGTAGATTGCCGCTTTGCTAGATTCCTCGGCTACTACCTTGCCGAAGGCTGCGTCTCTGAAAATGGGAATACTTACAAAATCATCGTCACCTTTGCGCTACACGAAGGCGAGTATGTGGAAGATGTGGCAGCAGCCTTTAAAGACCTAGGGCTTAAACCGTGTATCGAACGCCGACAATCTAGCATTGCAGTCTATGCAACCTCTTGGCTACTCGGATATCTCCTCAAAACCGTTTGGCGGTGTGGGGCCTCAGCCGCTGACAAGGCGCTACCGGATATTTTCTTTCAGTGGCCGTCTGCACTTCGCTATGAAACCCTCAAAGGACTCATGCGTGGAGATGGCTCCTTCTCCACCCAAACCAATGGTAGTCATGCCAAAGTTACGTTTGCGACTATTAGCCATAAACTCTTTGAACAAACCCTTACGCTTTTACAGGAGCGGGGTATTATGCCATCCATCCATCAGCGTCCAGCCTGTACCAGAGAGATTGGGGGGCGAAGTGTTGACGGCCAATCGCTGTGGTTATTAGAGATCCAAAACATTCGTGACCTCACGGCTTTGGGTGAAATTTTCGGGCAGGAGCGCAACGCTCAACTCGCAACAGCTTTGGATAAGTATCAGGGCGATCGCTATTCCTTCCCCCGATATAAGGATTTGGGCGGTGTCGCCTTGGTTAAAATCGCCGACATTCAGCCGCTGACAGTGGATTCCCAGCCTGTTTACGACATTGAAGTTGCCAATACCCATCTCTTTATCACCACCTCTGGTCTAGTGACCCACAACTGCGTGGGCGTGCCGACGGTGGGGGGTGAGGTGTATTTCGATCGCGCCTATAGCGGCAATCCCCTGGTGAACGTCATGGCATTGGGGCTAATGGAAACGCCGGAAATTGTCAAATCCGGAGCGGCGGGCGTGGGCAATCCCGTTCTCTACGTCGGGTCAACCACAGGCCGCGATGGCATGGGGGGAGCCAGCTTTGCCAGTGCGGAATTAACGGATGCCTCAATGGACGATCGTCCTGCCGTCCAGGTCGGTGATCCCTTTTTAGAAAAATCCCTGATCGAAGCCTGTCTCGAAGCCTTTAAAACCGGGGCCGTCATCGCCGCACAGGACATGGGCGCGGCGGGGATTACCTGCTCCACCTCAGAAATGGCGGCCAAGGGAGGGGTGGGGATTGATGTGGATTTGGATAAAATTCCCGTGCGGGAAACCGGGATGGTGCCCTACGAGTATCTGCTCTCGGAGTCCCAGGAGCGAATGCTGTTTGTCGCCCAGGCTGGACGGGAAGCCGAGTTAATTGACATTTTCCAGCGCTGGGGCCTCCAGGCGGTGGTGGCGGGGACGGTGATTGCCGAACCCGTTGTGCGTATTCGCTTCCAGGGGGGCATTGCGGCTGAAATCCCGGCCCTCGCCCTAGCGGAAAATACACCGATCTACCACCGGGAATTGCTGAGTGAACCGCCCGCCTATGCCCAACAGGCGTGGCAATGGGACGAATCCCAACTGCCGCCTTGCGATCGTCAGGGAATTATTCTGCCCAGTCAGCCCGATCGTTCCCTGTCTTGGAATGAGATTCTCTTGCGGTTGCTGGCTAGTCCCACGATCGCGTCCAAACGCTGGATCTACCGCCAGTACGATCATCAGGTGCAAAACAATACGGTGATCCTCCCCGGTGGGGCCGATGCGGCGGTTGTGCGCCTGCGACCCCAGGGTCAGGAATTGCAAGGGGTGACGACCCCCACTACCAGGGGGGTGGCAGCGACGGTAGACTGCAACGCCCGCTATGTCTACCTCAACCCCTATGAGGGGGCCAAGGCGGTGGTGGCGGAAGCAGCGCGGAATTTGAGTTGTGTGGGGGCAGAGCCGTTGGCGGTGACGGATAACCTGAATTTTGGTAGTCCCGAAAAGCCGATCGGCTACTGGCAATTAGCCGAAGCCTGTCGGGGGCTAGCCGAAGCCTGTCGGGAATTCCAAACCCCGGTTACCGGGGGGAATGTCTCGCTCTATAACGAAACCCTGGATAGCGATGGGACACCCCAACCGATCTATCCTACCCCAGTGGTGGGCATGGTGGGGTTAATTGAGGATTTACAACACACCTGTGGCCAGGGTTGGCAGGCCGAGGGACAGCCGATCTACCTGCTCGGTCAACGGCTGGACGCGGCACCTTCTCCCCAAGTCACGCTGGGGGGGTCGGAATATCTGGCGGTGGTACACCATACCGTTGCTGGCCAGCCGCCGATCGTCGATTTTGAGCGGGAGCGGCGGGTGCAGGCGGTGTGTCGGGCTGGGATTCGTCAGGGCTGGGTGCGATCGGCCCATGATTGTGCCGAGGGGGGCGTGGCGATCGCCCTGGCCGAAGCCTGTATCGCGGGCCAACGCGGGGCCACAATAGAGGTAGAGATCCCGACCGATGAGGCGCGATCGGGCCGCTGGGATACCCGCTTGTTTGGGGAAGGGGGTGCTCGCATTCTGGTCGCTGTTGCCCAGGAAGCCCAGGCGGACTGGGAAGCTTATTTAAACACCCATCTAGAGTCCGATGATTGGCAATGGCTGGGAACTACGGGGGTCGGTTTAGAGAGAACCTCGGTTGCCGGTCAGGATGCTAGGGCCACCCACCCCGACGGGGACAGCGATCGCCCGGATGAACCCCAGGCCCAACTGCGGATCAGCCTTGCGGGGGGAGAGACACTCGTGGCCATAGCCGTAACCACCTTAGCCGATTGTTGGGAACAAGCTATTCCCCGTGCGTTGGAGCGCTGA
- a CDS encoding DUF305 domain-containing protein: protein MKNQQAVVLGAIAVLGLTGTLVLARPFGNWRDHFMAQSPTPSSPTATMQHSMPVSSEFDYLAQMIPHHQEAIATAQIILQRSRRPEMQAFARQIIAVQSAEIEQMQDWLKTWYPDRDASVTYQPMMRDLSQLEGDALDQTFLQDMIGHHMGAVMMSQMLLNHNLVQHPPVQSFAQNIATTQRQEIHQMQAWLLAWFGDRQPMGRMHHGS, encoded by the coding sequence ATGAAAAACCAACAGGCCGTCGTGTTAGGCGCGATCGCCGTCCTGGGACTAACGGGAACACTCGTACTGGCCCGTCCCTTTGGCAATTGGCGCGATCACTTTATGGCCCAATCACCGACGCCATCCTCCCCCACGGCGACGATGCAGCATTCCATGCCCGTTAGCAGCGAGTTTGACTACCTGGCCCAGATGATTCCCCACCACCAGGAGGCGATCGCGACTGCCCAGATCATTCTGCAGCGCAGTCGCCGCCCAGAGATGCAAGCCTTTGCCCGCCAGATTATTGCGGTGCAAAGTGCTGAAATTGAGCAAATGCAGGACTGGCTGAAGACCTGGTATCCCGATCGCGATGCCAGTGTTACCTACCAGCCGATGATGCGCGATCTCAGCCAACTGGAAGGGGATGCCCTGGATCAAACCTTTCTGCAAGATATGATTGGCCACCACATGGGGGCGGTGATGATGTCGCAAATGCTCCTGAACCATAATCTGGTGCAACACCCGCCGGTCCAATCCTTTGCCCAGAACATTGCCACGACTCAACGCCAGGAGATCCACCAGATGCAAGCCTGGTTGCTGGCCTGGTTTGGCGATCGCCAGCCGATGGGTCGGATGCATCATGGCTCTTAA